One genomic segment of Chitinophaga sancti includes these proteins:
- a CDS encoding cellulase family glycosylhydrolase — translation MCLYFTATFAQQTIYVDKSGVMRWSDSKKEASFYGVNYTLPFAHAYRSVKDHKAAIDKDAYHFSRLGFNAYRIHIWDVEITDSIGRLQQNEHLDLLDYLISRVQQRGIRVLITCMTNFGNGYPERNQPTGGFSYLYDKCDVHKNPKAIAAQETYIKQLLTHVNPYTGKAYKEDPAIVGFEINNEPCHAGDPLDTKKYIGTMVAAIRSTGNKKPIFYNVSHNREHVPAYYASDIQGTTYQWYPIGLVAGHTRTGNFLPYVDQYNIPFSNEKGFATKAKAIYEFDPADITYSYMYPAMTRTFRSQGFQWITQFAYDPIDIAAYNTEYQTHYLNLAYTPRKALSMKIAAAVAKEVKRGEQFPAYPADTVFGNFRVSYQEDLSLLNNPQQYFYSNNTTVQPVAPSQLTTIAGYGNSPVVRYEGTGAYFLDKLENGVWRLELMPDAIQLSDPFARPAPDKEVVTIAWNKWPMQLQLPDLGTHFIVRNLHSERDTIVENGAFYITPGVYLLMKDDARRWSAATEWGHIKLGEFVAPPAQLKQQFEVVHTPLAAAETDKDIIVQADIAGPSFPDSVILQTDHVSFWSDHNPYIRLERTHGYTYQGTIPASMIRSKSLKYTITVYSNGHSYTFPQNEKGAPLDWDFTVTRYWETAIKDPKAPIVFDEEMEYLSLSERSFIQSSTYRDRPWSPAVQRYTMHVKDDNARFFWRKNIQFINREEQLQATKFLCIYIPTSTLTALNIGFITSDGYTYSQQISLNNDQHIYKIPIAALAQDSTALLPRPYPAFMNQYFIPKTNIDFNIHKIETLNISTSDKVPDNASIDIGAIWLE, via the coding sequence ATGTGCTTGTATTTTACGGCCACGTTCGCTCAACAGACTATCTACGTTGATAAATCTGGCGTGATGCGCTGGTCGGACAGTAAAAAAGAGGCCTCCTTTTATGGAGTGAATTATACCCTCCCTTTTGCACATGCATATCGTTCAGTCAAAGATCACAAAGCAGCTATTGACAAAGACGCATACCATTTTTCCCGTCTTGGGTTCAATGCTTACAGAATACATATATGGGATGTAGAAATTACCGATTCCATCGGAAGGTTACAACAGAATGAACACCTTGATCTCCTCGATTACCTGATTTCCAGGGTGCAGCAACGGGGAATCAGGGTGTTAATCACCTGTATGACCAATTTTGGAAATGGCTACCCGGAAAGGAACCAGCCAACAGGTGGTTTTTCCTATTTATATGACAAATGTGATGTGCATAAGAATCCCAAAGCTATTGCTGCCCAGGAAACCTATATCAAACAATTGCTCACACATGTCAATCCTTATACAGGAAAGGCTTACAAAGAGGATCCTGCCATCGTAGGCTTTGAGATCAATAATGAGCCTTGCCATGCAGGAGACCCTTTAGATACTAAAAAGTACATCGGCACCATGGTGGCCGCCATCAGATCGACAGGGAATAAGAAACCAATATTCTATAATGTAAGCCATAACCGGGAGCACGTACCTGCTTACTATGCTTCTGATATTCAAGGCACTACCTACCAGTGGTATCCTATTGGCCTGGTAGCCGGACATACAAGAACAGGGAATTTTCTGCCTTATGTAGATCAGTACAACATCCCCTTCTCCAACGAAAAAGGGTTTGCCACAAAGGCCAAAGCTATCTATGAATTCGATCCGGCAGATATCACCTATAGTTATATGTACCCGGCTATGACGCGAACATTCCGTTCACAGGGTTTTCAGTGGATCACCCAGTTTGCGTATGATCCCATCGATATCGCTGCTTATAATACAGAATACCAGACACATTATTTAAACCTGGCCTATACACCCCGGAAAGCGCTGAGTATGAAAATAGCGGCAGCAGTGGCGAAAGAGGTAAAACGGGGAGAACAATTTCCTGCCTATCCGGCAGATACCGTTTTCGGTAATTTCAGGGTCAGTTATCAGGAAGATCTTAGTCTGCTCAATAATCCACAACAATATTTTTATTCTAACAATACCACCGTTCAACCAGTTGCACCTTCACAACTTACCACCATCGCAGGTTATGGCAACTCACCTGTTGTAAGGTATGAAGGCACAGGTGCATATTTTCTGGATAAACTGGAAAACGGAGTATGGAGATTAGAGTTGATGCCTGATGCGATACAGTTGTCAGATCCTTTTGCACGCCCTGCTCCTGATAAGGAGGTCGTAACCATTGCATGGAACAAATGGCCGATGCAATTGCAATTGCCTGATCTTGGCACCCATTTTATTGTCAGGAACCTCCACTCAGAAAGAGACACCATCGTCGAAAATGGTGCTTTTTACATCACTCCTGGTGTTTATTTGCTGATGAAGGACGATGCCCGGCGATGGTCTGCTGCCACTGAATGGGGGCATATTAAATTGGGTGAATTTGTAGCGCCACCTGCTCAGTTAAAACAGCAGTTCGAAGTTGTCCATACGCCATTGGCTGCTGCGGAAACAGATAAGGATATAATAGTTCAGGCAGATATAGCAGGACCTTCATTTCCCGATTCCGTGATATTGCAAACAGATCATGTTTCTTTCTGGTCTGATCACAATCCTTATATCCGTTTAGAAAGAACACACGGTTATACCTATCAGGGAACCATTCCTGCCAGTATGATAAGAAGCAAAAGTTTAAAATACACCATCACTGTATATAGTAACGGTCATAGCTATACATTTCCTCAAAACGAAAAGGGTGCTCCGCTTGATTGGGATTTCACTGTGACGCGGTATTGGGAAACCGCTATTAAGGATCCAAAAGCTCCGATTGTATTTGATGAAGAAATGGAATATCTCTCTCTGTCTGAAAGATCTTTTATTCAATCCTCTACTTACAGAGATCGGCCATGGAGCCCCGCTGTACAGCGATATACAATGCATGTAAAAGACGATAATGCACGCTTCTTTTGGAGAAAGAACATCCAATTCATCAATAGAGAAGAGCAATTACAAGCAACAAAATTCTTATGCATATACATCCCTACATCTACCTTAACAGCACTAAATATTGGCTTTATTACTTCAGACGGGTACACCTATTCACAACAAATTTCATTAAACAATGACCAGCATATTTATAAGATACCTATTGCAGCTTTAGCACAGGATAGTACAGCTTTATTGCCTCGTCCATACCCGGCATTCATGAATCAGTATTTCATACCAAAAACCAACATTGACTTTAACATTCATAAAATTGAAACACTAAACATTTCCACATCAGACAAGGTGCCAGACAACGCTTCGATAGACATTGGAGCCATCTGGCTTGAATAA